A genomic segment from Gorilla gorilla gorilla isolate KB3781 chromosome 3, NHGRI_mGorGor1-v2.1_pri, whole genome shotgun sequence encodes:
- the CYTL1 gene encoding cytokine-like protein 1: MRTPGPLPVLLLLLAGAPAARPTPPTCYSRMRALSQEITRDFQLLQVSEPSEPCVRYLPRLYLDIHNYCVLDKLRDFVASPPCWKVAQVDSLKDKARKLYTIMNSFCRRDLVFLLDDCNALEYPIPVTTVLPDRQR, from the exons ATGAGGACGCCTGGGCCTCTGCccgtgctgctgctgctcctggcgGGAGCCCCCGCCGCGCGGCCCACTCCCCCGACCTGCTACTCCCGCATGCGGGCCCTGAGCCAGGAGATCACCCGCGACTTCCAGCTCCTGCAGGTCTCGGAGCCCTCG GAGCCGTGTGTGAGATACCTGCCCAGGCTGTACCTGGACATACAC AATTACTGTGTGCTGGACAAGCTGCGGGACTTTGTGGCCTCGCCCCCGTGTTGGAAAGTGGCCCAGGTGGATTCCTTGAAGGACAAAGCACGGAAGCTGTACACCATCATGAACTCGTTCTGCAGGAGA GATTTGGTATTCCTGTTGGATGACTGCAATGCCTTGGAATACCCAATCCCAGTGACTACGGTCCTGCCAGATCGTCAGCGCTAA